The following coding sequences are from one Rhineura floridana isolate rRhiFlo1 chromosome 2, rRhiFlo1.hap2, whole genome shotgun sequence window:
- the PLD4 gene encoding 5'-3' exonuclease PLD4 isoform X3, which translates to MKEILISPLRTIRPFHLKLHPNEQRCTNVVFGLITVAGLLAVIIIHLMKSSTAIFSRDEDGVLGTYLFDNDDQNTARDRTAETGSSPRCNDSCNFQLVESLPWDMPYGPNSTAAKPLYQAWMELLNMTQESIHMASYYWTLTGEDLGVNDTSSKQGEDVLQKFESLLLKNLSVFIATSVPSKTKNSTDLEVLKRKGAHVKKINFGQLTHGVLHTKFWIVDRKHIFLGSANVDWRALTQVKEVGVLISNCSCLANDLWKTFKTYWDLGEPNATIPSPWPSNYSTNINSHSPLEVQFNGTTTKAYFSASPSSFCPGGRTSDLEAVLDVIYDAEEFVYVSIMEYFPTSRFRHPPRYWPPIDNALRRVALEHSIRIRLLVNCWIHTDSSMFRYLKSLSVLNDPHANITVEVKIFTVPVGNHTNIPFARLNHSKYMVTDKAAYIEHREQVCGIFCMTALQIFEDDYHQMWNPG; encoded by the exons ATGAAAGAGATCCTTATTAGCCCACTGAGGACAATCAGGCCCTTCCATTTGAAATTGCATCCAAATGAGCAAAGGTGCACAAATGTG GTGTTTGGACTAATTACAGTCGCTGGGCTTCTTGCTGTGATAATAATTCACCTCATGAAATCCTCCACTGCAATCTTTTCAAGGGATGAAGATGGGGTTCTTGGCACTTACCTGTTTGATAATGATGACCAAAACACTGCAAGAGACAGAACGGCAGAGACAGGCAGCAGCCCTAGATGTAACGACTCATGCAA TTTTCAGCTGGTGGAAAGCCTTCCTTGGGACATGCCGTATGGGCCAAACAGCACTGCTGCAAAGCCCTTATACCAAGCATGGATGGAGTTGTTAAATATGACCCAGGAAAGTATCCACATGGCTTCATATTACTGGACTCTGACTGGAGAAGACCTTGGTGTAAATGATACATCATCTAAGCAG GGTGAAGATGTTCTCCAGAAATTTGAAAGTCTGCTCCTGAAGAACCTCTCAGTGTTTATTGCAACAAGTGTGCCATCAAAGACTAAAAATTCAACTGATCTTGAGGTCCTGAAGCGAAAAG GGGCTCATGTAAAAAAGATTAATTTTGGACAGCTGACCCATGGGGTCCTGCACACCAAATTCTGGATTGTAGACAGAAAACACATCTTCCTCGGGAGTGCTAATGTAGACTGGAGGGCTCTGACTCAG GTGAAAGAAGTCGGGGTTTTGATCAGCAATTGCAGTTGCTTAGCGAATGATCTCTGGAAAACCTTCAAAACATATTGGGATCTTGGGGAACCAAACGCCACTATCCCATCTCCATGGCCAAGCAATTATTCTACTAATATCAACAGTCACAGTCCTTTGGAAGTGCAGTTCAATGGAACCACCACCAAAGCTTATTTTTCC GCTTCTCCTTCTTCATTTTGTCCAGGGGGTCGCACCTCCGACCTTGAAGCAGTTCTCGATGTTATCTATGATGCAGAAGAATTTGTGTACGTTTCTATTATGGAGTATTTCCCTACAAGTCGCTTCAGACACCCACCAAG ATACTGGCCACCCATCGACAATGCTCTTAGAAGAGTGGCATTAGAACACAGTATACGCATACGGCTTTTGGTCAACTGCTGGATCCATACCGATTCTTCCATGTTTCGTTACTTGAAGTCACTGAGTGTCCTTAATGATCCACATGCCAACATCACAGTAGAAGTG AAAATATTCACTGTTCCAGTTGGAAATCACACAAACATCCCTTTTGCAAGGCTGAATCACAGCAAATATATGGTAACTGACAAGGCAGCCTACATTG AGCACAGAGAACAAGTCTGCGGCATCTTCTgcatgacagcccttcagatatttgaagacgaCTATCATCAG ATGTGGAACCCAGGCTAA
- the PLD4 gene encoding 5'-3' exonuclease PLD4 isoform X2, with protein sequence MKEILISPLRTIRPFHLKLHPNEQRCTNVVFGLITVAGLLAVIIIHLMKSSTAIFSRDEDGVLGTYLFDNDDQNTARDRTAETGSSPRCNDSCNFQLVESLPWDMPYGPNSTAAKPLYQAWMELLNMTQESIHMASYYWTLTGEDLGVNDTSSKQGEDVLQKFESLLLKNLSVFIATSVPSKTKNSTDLEVLKRKGAHVKKINFGQLTHGVLHTKFWIVDRKHIFLGSANVDWRALTQVKEVGVLISNCSCLANDLWKTFKTYWDLGEPNATIPSPWPSNYSTNINSHSPLEVQFNGTTTKAYFSASPSSFCPGGRTSDLEAVLDVIYDAEEFVYVSIMEYFPTSRFRHPPRYWPPIDNALRRVALEHSIRIRLLVNCWIHTDSSMFRYLKSLSVLNDPHANITVEVKIFTVPVGNHTNIPFARLNHSKYMVTDKAAYIGTSNWSEEYFSITAGVGLIAKQSSADPTKRIPTIQEELRAQRTSLRHLLHDSPSDI encoded by the exons ATGAAAGAGATCCTTATTAGCCCACTGAGGACAATCAGGCCCTTCCATTTGAAATTGCATCCAAATGAGCAAAGGTGCACAAATGTG GTGTTTGGACTAATTACAGTCGCTGGGCTTCTTGCTGTGATAATAATTCACCTCATGAAATCCTCCACTGCAATCTTTTCAAGGGATGAAGATGGGGTTCTTGGCACTTACCTGTTTGATAATGATGACCAAAACACTGCAAGAGACAGAACGGCAGAGACAGGCAGCAGCCCTAGATGTAACGACTCATGCAA TTTTCAGCTGGTGGAAAGCCTTCCTTGGGACATGCCGTATGGGCCAAACAGCACTGCTGCAAAGCCCTTATACCAAGCATGGATGGAGTTGTTAAATATGACCCAGGAAAGTATCCACATGGCTTCATATTACTGGACTCTGACTGGAGAAGACCTTGGTGTAAATGATACATCATCTAAGCAG GGTGAAGATGTTCTCCAGAAATTTGAAAGTCTGCTCCTGAAGAACCTCTCAGTGTTTATTGCAACAAGTGTGCCATCAAAGACTAAAAATTCAACTGATCTTGAGGTCCTGAAGCGAAAAG GGGCTCATGTAAAAAAGATTAATTTTGGACAGCTGACCCATGGGGTCCTGCACACCAAATTCTGGATTGTAGACAGAAAACACATCTTCCTCGGGAGTGCTAATGTAGACTGGAGGGCTCTGACTCAG GTGAAAGAAGTCGGGGTTTTGATCAGCAATTGCAGTTGCTTAGCGAATGATCTCTGGAAAACCTTCAAAACATATTGGGATCTTGGGGAACCAAACGCCACTATCCCATCTCCATGGCCAAGCAATTATTCTACTAATATCAACAGTCACAGTCCTTTGGAAGTGCAGTTCAATGGAACCACCACCAAAGCTTATTTTTCC GCTTCTCCTTCTTCATTTTGTCCAGGGGGTCGCACCTCCGACCTTGAAGCAGTTCTCGATGTTATCTATGATGCAGAAGAATTTGTGTACGTTTCTATTATGGAGTATTTCCCTACAAGTCGCTTCAGACACCCACCAAG ATACTGGCCACCCATCGACAATGCTCTTAGAAGAGTGGCATTAGAACACAGTATACGCATACGGCTTTTGGTCAACTGCTGGATCCATACCGATTCTTCCATGTTTCGTTACTTGAAGTCACTGAGTGTCCTTAATGATCCACATGCCAACATCACAGTAGAAGTG AAAATATTCACTGTTCCAGTTGGAAATCACACAAACATCCCTTTTGCAAGGCTGAATCACAGCAAATATATGGTAACTGACAAGGCAGCCTACATTG GGACTTCTAACTGGTCAGAAGAATACTTCAGCATCACTGCGGGTGTGGGACTGATTGCCAAGCAGTCTTCAGCAGATCCCACAAAGAGAATCCCAACAATACAGGAAGAACTGAG AGCACAGAGAACAAGTCTGCGGCATCTTCTgcatgacagcccttcagatatttga
- the PLD4 gene encoding 5'-3' exonuclease PLD4 isoform X1, giving the protein MKEILISPLRTIRPFHLKLHPNEQRCTNVVFGLITVAGLLAVIIIHLMKSSTAIFSRDEDGVLGTYLFDNDDQNTARDRTAETGSSPRCNDSCNFQLVESLPWDMPYGPNSTAAKPLYQAWMELLNMTQESIHMASYYWTLTGEDLGVNDTSSKQGEDVLQKFESLLLKNLSVFIATSVPSKTKNSTDLEVLKRKGAHVKKINFGQLTHGVLHTKFWIVDRKHIFLGSANVDWRALTQVKEVGVLISNCSCLANDLWKTFKTYWDLGEPNATIPSPWPSNYSTNINSHSPLEVQFNGTTTKAYFSASPSSFCPGGRTSDLEAVLDVIYDAEEFVYVSIMEYFPTSRFRHPPRYWPPIDNALRRVALEHSIRIRLLVNCWIHTDSSMFRYLKSLSVLNDPHANITVEVKIFTVPVGNHTNIPFARLNHSKYMVTDKAAYIGTSNWSEEYFSITAGVGLIAKQSSADPTKRIPTIQEELRSLFERDWNSKYSVTMAEGLCLGR; this is encoded by the exons ATGAAAGAGATCCTTATTAGCCCACTGAGGACAATCAGGCCCTTCCATTTGAAATTGCATCCAAATGAGCAAAGGTGCACAAATGTG GTGTTTGGACTAATTACAGTCGCTGGGCTTCTTGCTGTGATAATAATTCACCTCATGAAATCCTCCACTGCAATCTTTTCAAGGGATGAAGATGGGGTTCTTGGCACTTACCTGTTTGATAATGATGACCAAAACACTGCAAGAGACAGAACGGCAGAGACAGGCAGCAGCCCTAGATGTAACGACTCATGCAA TTTTCAGCTGGTGGAAAGCCTTCCTTGGGACATGCCGTATGGGCCAAACAGCACTGCTGCAAAGCCCTTATACCAAGCATGGATGGAGTTGTTAAATATGACCCAGGAAAGTATCCACATGGCTTCATATTACTGGACTCTGACTGGAGAAGACCTTGGTGTAAATGATACATCATCTAAGCAG GGTGAAGATGTTCTCCAGAAATTTGAAAGTCTGCTCCTGAAGAACCTCTCAGTGTTTATTGCAACAAGTGTGCCATCAAAGACTAAAAATTCAACTGATCTTGAGGTCCTGAAGCGAAAAG GGGCTCATGTAAAAAAGATTAATTTTGGACAGCTGACCCATGGGGTCCTGCACACCAAATTCTGGATTGTAGACAGAAAACACATCTTCCTCGGGAGTGCTAATGTAGACTGGAGGGCTCTGACTCAG GTGAAAGAAGTCGGGGTTTTGATCAGCAATTGCAGTTGCTTAGCGAATGATCTCTGGAAAACCTTCAAAACATATTGGGATCTTGGGGAACCAAACGCCACTATCCCATCTCCATGGCCAAGCAATTATTCTACTAATATCAACAGTCACAGTCCTTTGGAAGTGCAGTTCAATGGAACCACCACCAAAGCTTATTTTTCC GCTTCTCCTTCTTCATTTTGTCCAGGGGGTCGCACCTCCGACCTTGAAGCAGTTCTCGATGTTATCTATGATGCAGAAGAATTTGTGTACGTTTCTATTATGGAGTATTTCCCTACAAGTCGCTTCAGACACCCACCAAG ATACTGGCCACCCATCGACAATGCTCTTAGAAGAGTGGCATTAGAACACAGTATACGCATACGGCTTTTGGTCAACTGCTGGATCCATACCGATTCTTCCATGTTTCGTTACTTGAAGTCACTGAGTGTCCTTAATGATCCACATGCCAACATCACAGTAGAAGTG AAAATATTCACTGTTCCAGTTGGAAATCACACAAACATCCCTTTTGCAAGGCTGAATCACAGCAAATATATGGTAACTGACAAGGCAGCCTACATTG GGACTTCTAACTGGTCAGAAGAATACTTCAGCATCACTGCGGGTGTGGGACTGATTGCCAAGCAGTCTTCAGCAGATCCCACAAAGAGAATCCCAACAATACAGGAAGAACTGAGGTCTCTTTTTGAACGAGACTGGAATTCCAAATATTCAGTAACAATGGCAGAAGGACTGTGCTTGGGAAGATAG